The following coding sequences lie in one Desulfitobacterium chlororespirans DSM 11544 genomic window:
- the gltB gene encoding glutamate synthase large subunit: MQNYGLPQKQGLYDPALEHDACGMGFVVSIKGEKSHEIIDEALTVLENLNHRGASGADENTGDGAGILVQIPHNFFQRECEVLGFALPEKGNYGVGMIFAHRYADFRQTQMETFERIVIEEGQRILGWREVPIDKSTIGESAKTVMPRFIQVFIEKNPEILDVMDFERKLYTIRKRAEKIILPMCEDKGGTFYVASLSAKTIVYKGMLTAEQLRHFYLDLSDLDFVSALAMVHSRFSTNTFPSWERAHPNRYIVHNGEINTIRGNVNWMRARQKCIDSSLFEDIAKVYPIVDEFGSDSAMFDNSLEFLHLTGRSLPHAVMMMIPEPWENNDFMPKAKRDFYAYNSFLMEPWDGPAAMGFTDGVVIGGVLDRNGLRPSRYYVTKDDKVILASEVGVIDIKPENVQYKGRLEPGKMLLIDTEAQRIIADEEIKAGVARKNPYGEWIEKHIVKLSSLPEAARMDQGAGSVGIVEESEESKDQGQLIQQQKAFGYTFEDITKTIQPMAVEGVDPVGAMGMDSPLAVLSEKPQMLYLYFKQLFAQVTNPPIDGIREEIVTSCTMLLGNSGNLLDPDQENTASLFLEHPILTNEQLNRIKHLQHGQFKTVTLSMLYPVAGGPKAMERALERLCREADKAIAEGANIIILSDRGVDKEQAAIPALLASSGLHHHLIRKEIRTNLGIVLESAEPREVHHFCTLVGYGVTAINPYLAYETIEDLAAKGLLDGLTAQAGIKNFIKASVKGMLKVLTKMGISTMHSYHGAQIFEAVGLRKDLIDKYFTMTPSRLEGIGLEEIALENQMRHESAYDENSLYADSLEVGGYFQCKEDGEKHLYNPETIYLIQKACREGNYALFKEYTKKINEEEVYTLRHLLDFKYNAGDTIPIEEVESVDSIVKRFKTGAMSYGSISKEAHEALAIAMNRLGGKSNTGEGGEDYERFKVLANGDTKNSAIKQVASGRFGVTSNYLVNAREIQIKMAQGAKPGEGGQLPGRKVYPWVAKTRHSTPGVDLISPPPHHDIYSIEDLAELIHDLKNANRDARINVKLVSEVGVGTIAAGVAKGKADVILISGYDGGTGASPRTSIRNAGLPWELGLAETHQTLVLNKLRDRVVVETDGKLLSGRDVVIAAMLGAEEFGFATTPLIALGCVMMRVCNLNTCPVGIATQDEELRKNFTGKPEHVENFMRFIAQEMREIMAKLGFRTINEMVGRTDRLKSKETIKNWKASQLDLSQILYQPYAGSDVSRYNTQTQKHLLEKSLDMKKLLRVCQPALENQKPIRAKLKINNVDRVVGTIIGSEISKRYGEQGLPEDTIKLTFVGSAGQSFGAFVPKGLTLELEGDANDYLGKGLSGGKIAVYPPGTADFVPEENILIGNVAFYGATSGEAYINGIAGERFCVRNSGVHAVVEGVGDHGCEYMTGGKVVILGKTGRNFAAGMSGGVAYILDFDENYCNKSMVLLENIQSEAELDEVKEMIRKHVEYTHSPQGGKVLADWESYATRFTKVIPKDYKRMLANIDKACQDGYSGDEALMAAFAEHFKTSEAAK; encoded by the coding sequence ATGCAAAATTACGGTCTGCCTCAAAAACAGGGGCTTTACGACCCGGCGTTAGAACACGATGCCTGCGGAATGGGATTCGTGGTCAGCATCAAAGGTGAAAAGTCCCATGAGATAATCGATGAAGCTTTAACCGTATTGGAGAATTTAAATCACAGAGGAGCCAGTGGCGCTGATGAGAACACAGGCGACGGCGCCGGAATTCTGGTCCAGATCCCCCATAATTTTTTTCAGCGGGAATGTGAAGTGCTGGGATTTGCGCTGCCGGAAAAGGGGAATTACGGGGTAGGGATGATCTTTGCTCATCGCTATGCTGACTTCAGGCAGACCCAAATGGAGACCTTTGAAAGGATCGTCATCGAAGAAGGTCAAAGGATCCTGGGCTGGAGAGAGGTCCCTATCGATAAAAGCACGATTGGAGAAAGCGCTAAAACAGTGATGCCCCGCTTTATTCAAGTGTTTATAGAGAAAAACCCTGAGATTCTTGACGTGATGGATTTCGAAAGAAAGCTCTATACCATCCGCAAGCGTGCCGAGAAAATCATTTTGCCTATGTGTGAGGATAAGGGCGGTACCTTCTATGTGGCCAGCCTGTCCGCCAAGACCATCGTTTATAAAGGGATGCTGACGGCGGAGCAGCTGCGTCATTTTTATCTGGATCTATCCGACCTGGATTTCGTCTCGGCTCTGGCTATGGTCCACTCCCGCTTCAGCACCAACACTTTCCCCAGCTGGGAAAGAGCTCACCCGAACCGCTATATTGTTCATAATGGGGAGATCAATACCATCCGGGGGAATGTGAACTGGATGAGAGCCCGTCAGAAATGTATCGATTCTTCCTTATTTGAGGATATAGCCAAAGTCTATCCCATTGTGGATGAGTTCGGCAGTGATTCGGCCATGTTTGACAACAGCCTGGAGTTCCTGCACCTGACCGGAAGATCTCTTCCCCATGCGGTGATGATGATGATTCCGGAGCCTTGGGAAAACAACGACTTCATGCCTAAGGCGAAAAGGGATTTCTATGCTTACAACAGTTTTTTGATGGAACCCTGGGACGGCCCCGCCGCTATGGGCTTTACGGATGGGGTGGTGATCGGCGGGGTACTGGACCGCAATGGGCTGCGCCCATCCCGCTATTATGTCACCAAGGATGATAAGGTCATTCTGGCATCCGAGGTGGGAGTTATCGATATCAAGCCGGAGAATGTTCAATACAAAGGCCGTCTGGAGCCTGGAAAAATGCTGCTTATTGATACGGAGGCCCAGAGGATCATTGCCGACGAGGAGATCAAAGCGGGCGTAGCCCGGAAAAACCCCTATGGTGAGTGGATTGAGAAGCATATCGTGAAGCTCAGCAGTTTACCTGAGGCAGCCCGGATGGATCAGGGAGCTGGGTCAGTTGGGATAGTTGAGGAATCGGAAGAAAGCAAAGATCAGGGGCAGCTGATTCAGCAGCAAAAAGCCTTTGGCTATACCTTTGAAGACATTACAAAAACCATCCAGCCGATGGCGGTAGAAGGAGTAGATCCTGTGGGGGCCATGGGCATGGATTCTCCGTTAGCGGTCTTGTCGGAAAAACCTCAGATGCTCTATTTATATTTCAAACAGCTTTTTGCTCAGGTAACCAATCCTCCTATCGATGGCATCCGGGAAGAAATCGTCACGTCCTGCACGATGCTTCTGGGTAATTCCGGGAACCTGCTGGACCCCGATCAGGAGAATACGGCATCCCTTTTCCTGGAGCATCCCATTCTGACCAATGAACAGCTTAACAGGATTAAGCATTTGCAGCATGGGCAGTTTAAAACCGTGACCTTATCCATGCTTTATCCCGTGGCGGGGGGCCCGAAGGCTATGGAGCGGGCCTTGGAGCGGCTCTGCAGAGAAGCGGATAAGGCAATTGCAGAGGGGGCCAATATTATCATTCTCTCCGACCGGGGAGTGGATAAGGAACAGGCAGCCATTCCGGCCCTCCTGGCTTCTTCAGGCCTTCACCACCATCTGATTCGCAAAGAAATCCGTACGAACCTGGGTATTGTGCTGGAATCTGCGGAACCCCGGGAAGTTCATCACTTTTGTACTTTGGTGGGTTATGGCGTGACGGCCATCAATCCTTATCTGGCCTATGAGACCATCGAAGATCTGGCGGCTAAGGGCCTCCTTGACGGACTGACCGCCCAGGCAGGGATCAAAAACTTCATTAAAGCTTCGGTGAAAGGAATGCTTAAAGTTCTCACCAAAATGGGGATCTCCACCATGCACAGCTACCATGGCGCCCAGATTTTTGAAGCGGTGGGGCTGCGGAAGGATCTGATCGACAAGTATTTCACCATGACTCCTTCCCGTCTGGAAGGGATCGGTCTGGAAGAGATTGCCCTGGAGAACCAAATGCGCCATGAAAGCGCCTACGATGAAAACTCTCTCTATGCAGACAGTCTGGAGGTAGGCGGTTACTTCCAATGTAAAGAAGATGGGGAAAAGCATCTTTATAATCCGGAAACCATCTATTTGATTCAAAAGGCCTGCCGGGAAGGCAATTATGCTCTCTTTAAAGAGTACACCAAAAAGATCAATGAAGAAGAAGTCTATACCTTGAGACATCTTTTGGACTTCAAATATAATGCCGGGGACACCATTCCCATCGAAGAAGTGGAATCCGTGGATTCCATCGTCAAACGCTTTAAAACTGGGGCTATGTCCTATGGCTCCATCAGCAAGGAAGCTCACGAAGCTTTGGCTATAGCCATGAACCGGCTGGGGGGCAAGAGCAATACTGGTGAAGGCGGGGAGGACTATGAGCGCTTTAAGGTTCTTGCCAATGGCGACACCAAGAACAGCGCCATCAAGCAAGTGGCTTCCGGACGCTTCGGTGTCACCAGCAATTATCTGGTCAATGCCCGGGAGATTCAGATCAAGATGGCTCAGGGAGCCAAGCCCGGTGAAGGTGGACAGCTGCCGGGACGCAAGGTTTATCCCTGGGTGGCCAAGACCCGTCACTCCACACCGGGTGTGGACCTGATTTCTCCCCCTCCCCATCATGATATTTACTCCATCGAAGATTTGGCGGAGCTGATCCACGACCTGAAGAATGCCAACCGGGATGCCCGCATCAACGTCAAATTGGTTTCGGAAGTGGGAGTCGGCACCATTGCCGCCGGAGTAGCCAAAGGAAAGGCCGATGTGATTCTGATCAGCGGTTATGACGGAGGGACAGGGGCCTCCCCCCGCACTAGTATCCGCAATGCCGGGCTGCCCTGGGAGCTGGGCCTGGCTGAAACACATCAGACTCTGGTCCTCAATAAACTGAGAGACCGGGTGGTGGTGGAAACAGACGGCAAGCTTTTGTCAGGGCGTGATGTGGTCATCGCCGCCATGCTGGGCGCTGAAGAATTCGGCTTTGCCACCACCCCGCTGATCGCTTTGGGCTGTGTCATGATGCGGGTCTGCAACCTGAATACCTGCCCGGTGGGCATCGCTACTCAGGATGAGGAATTAAGAAAGAACTTCACAGGCAAGCCTGAGCATGTCGAGAACTTCATGCGCTTTATCGCTCAGGAAATGCGGGAAATCATGGCCAAACTGGGCTTCCGAACCATCAATGAGATGGTGGGCCGTACCGACCGCCTGAAAAGCAAAGAGACGATTAAGAACTGGAAAGCCTCCCAGTTGGATCTCTCCCAGATTCTCTACCAGCCTTATGCCGGCTCTGATGTAAGCCGCTATAACACTCAAACCCAAAAACATTTGCTGGAAAAATCCCTGGATATGAAAAAACTTCTGCGGGTTTGTCAGCCTGCTTTGGAAAACCAAAAGCCGATCCGTGCCAAATTGAAAATCAACAATGTGGATCGGGTGGTGGGGACCATCATCGGCAGCGAAATCTCCAAACGCTATGGAGAACAAGGACTGCCTGAAGATACCATTAAATTGACCTTTGTGGGCTCAGCCGGTCAAAGCTTCGGGGCCTTTGTCCCTAAGGGGTTGACTCTGGAGCTGGAAGGGGACGCCAACGATTACCTGGGCAAAGGACTTTCCGGCGGCAAAATCGCCGTGTACCCACCCGGGACTGCGGATTTTGTTCCTGAAGAGAATATTCTGATCGGCAATGTAGCCTTCTATGGAGCAACCTCAGGGGAAGCCTATATTAATGGGATTGCCGGGGAACGCTTCTGCGTCAGAAACAGCGGTGTTCATGCCGTGGTAGAAGGTGTAGGGGATCATGGCTGTGAATATATGACCGGCGGCAAAGTGGTCATCCTGGGCAAGACGGGACGGAACTTTGCAGCGGGAATGTCCGGCGGGGTAGCTTATATCCTGGATTTTGATGAGAACTATTGCAATAAATCCATGGTGCTTTTGGAAAACATCCAATCTGAAGCCGAACTTGATGAAGTCAAGGAAATGATCCGCAAGCATGTGGAGTATACCCATAGTCCCCAGGGAGGAAAAGTTCTCGCGGATTGGGAAAGCTATGCAACCCGGTTTACCAAAGTGATTCCCAAGGACTATAAGCGGATGCTGGCCAATATCGATAAGGCTTGCCAAGACGGATATTCAGGAGATGAAGCGTTGATGGCAGCCTTTGCCGAGCATTTTAAAACGTCGGAAGCGGCTAAGTAA